In Cyprinus carpio isolate SPL01 chromosome A5, ASM1834038v1, whole genome shotgun sequence, the sequence aagagAGACTTGTGCTTTTTCAAAAATCAGAGATTTCAATATGAAttcagtaaaacagaaaaaagagaagaaaagaaaagaaaagaaaagaaaagaaaaaaaaaaaagaaaagatggtaAAACTCAAACATTCCTCATTAAATTCTTCTCAAACACTTACATTATACAGCTACAGTATACCAATGGTTCTTAACCACGGGACCGGGGGCCCTATTGGGGGCCTCAGCAAACCTAAGGGACtttgaattaacttaaaaaaagacCGATTTTAGTGCTTGGCATGATCGGTctttggggctcatctagttttcctagtctctgctgacattcagggctgtagaggttgtctctaagtgctgatccaccatctgggctggatacgtactggatccaagtgactgcagtgaccatatGATCTGGAtatagactggatctggtggctacggtgacctcggaataagaaagaaacagactaatattagcgtagatgccattcttcttacaacAAGTACATCGTAttttattggaagtgttcccagttccgggttgacttaattaatgcagcctaacaatcctttaacggatttgagtaATATaaatgtgatagtgtgttatgtgtaagccaggtaaagagatgggtctttaatttagatttaaactgacagagtgtgtctgcctcccgaacgtGTTAGGTAGAGTactccagagtttgggcgctaaataggaaaaggatctgctatCCACagctgattttgatattctaggtattatcaaattgccagagttttgagagcgCAGCAGACGTAAAGGACTATAATGCTATATGAGCTTGCTCAAGTAGGctactgaggagctaaaccattgagggctttataagtaattagcaggattttaaaatctatacgatgtttaatagggagccagttaAACTATATCCTCTATCCAGTTAAACAACTGGATAAGGCTTTAAGACCATTGAATAATGTTGTGGACAATGGcaggccttggagtcaaaaatgTTGATAACTACTGCTCAGTACTATTAATATGTGCCAACAATTGCCCCATTTGTGTCTCCTCAAGAATTTTCTAAAAATgagcaaaacaaaatataactgaGAATTCCATGTCAAGTTTCCTTTGCTTCAAAACACATCTGAGTAATTAAATTTTCTTCtgcatttgatttaaacaatcaCAAGTGCCTCTAATGTTACACCAGGCTTTTGGCTGAAATAAGTAGCAATTATGTCACTTTTTTCAATTGGTTTCTATTACAGGCCTTAACAAagctttaaactttttaaatgtggAAAAAAGTTGAATAGTGCAAACGAGGCACCAACTGAAATGCAGCACACTTTCCTCTCTGTCCCACATATGGCCCTTGTAGCCAGTTGAAGATGGCAGGTCACACCCTAATAAAACATGCATGAGACACTAGTATAGAGAGTAAGACCAGGGCGTCAAAGCCATTCAGGTATCAGATGACTCCTTGATGACAGAGAAAGAAACAACAGGTAAAACCACAATATCGCTGCTTTATCCAAATGAAGCTGTAAAGAAAATTCCGGTAAGTTTACTAGCCTAACTAAGCATGTAATCATAATGTAGATGTGACTCAAGttgaaatttgtatttgttttagaaaatttCCATTCTACCATTAAATTAGTTTGACACGGATGTCTGTTACCTACTTTCCAAACAATCTTTAAATCTAATGTCTCTCAGTCAACATTATATTCAATACTGTGAAggtatttttcaaataatcaaGAATTTGaagtaattaacaaaaatatgtatcAACAATGGTACGATTCCAGATGTGAATCAGCAGTTACAAACTAGATTTTAGTGTCCTTCTAGGCAGATGACTGTTATCTTTCTAAAACACATGTACAGTTTTCATCAGGCATTCTCAGTGATCATGCATTATTTAATCACGTGTCTGCACCTTGGCTGTTTTCCTGCCATCTGCTGCTGACCCCGAGCACCTGATGAAAAAGCTCAAGACTCTACTGCATGTTGCATGCattttattgtacagtatttatttatttttttattattattaaatgtttacttCATCACCAGCTGTAAGGCGTGGATAAAAcggtcatttaaaatgaaatgaaacttattTGCATTAAAGAGAGAACAAGAATGTAAACATATCGGAAAGAGTCCATGAAACACATTCGTAGGCACATTCAAAGTGTCCTTCAAGACTTGCTCATCAAAGGATTCAAGGATGAAGTCAAAGATGTAAgtattataaaataagaaattctcAGCTATTGTGTAAGGTATCCCATATggcaaaaaaacaagaaaaaaaaaataaactttttcctTGGATTCACGAAAACAACATCTGAGCAATAAAACTGTCCTCTGGCTttgattaaacatttgaaattccTCTGACAGACCAAGCTTTTGGCTGAAATAATGTAGCAATTATGTCACTTTTTTAGATTTGTTGATGCCACAGGCCTTTGTTAAACTTTTCgtcaaatttttaaatgtgcaaaagTGGAACAGAGCTATATGTAACACCTGCTGCTGACACTGTGCACCTGATGAAATCACTCATAAAGCTATTGCATGTTACATGCATCTATAATGTATGGATAAACAGaatgatcatttaaatgaaaagtatGTATCCGATAGAGtctgttataattataataattactataataactataataactataataattaaCTATAATGTATGGATAAACAGaatgatcatttaaatgaaaagtatGTATCCGATAGAGTCTGTGAAATGCAACTGCATACACAGTCAGAGTATACTTTGAGAActgatcatattttatataaaaatatatgtttgtgtgcttgtttaaCAATACATCTGAGGGCCAAAGTCCACATTTAtgtagtgaaatattatgacaaccCAGTAGTGAGGACATTTTACTGGTCCTCACTAGCTAAAAAGGCTCATAAATCGgacaaaatttgtttttatttaaatctagtgtTTTACACATGTTCCTATGTGAGGGTAATATTAGGGGTAGGGATTTgataggggatagaaaatatcattgACTTggtaaaaaaatcaatcaatcaatcaatctaaaaTCAAAGTCCATGCAATGTCCTTACTAATACAGTGAAACAAAcgtgtgtgcatatatatgtgtatagagtataagttacagtaaaaaaaaaaaaaaaaaaactaaatatttttatataatctagatatatatatatataaaaaaaaaattatctaacaAGTTTTAGGTACTTATATTTccttatgtatattttgtacatttgctTTTAGCAATGCTAAAATTTacccaaaatatattttcaggttttaagTTTTGGCATTGTAAGGtttaaactataaatattttacatttgtaaatatttctttaagCTGCACTGTTTATGGCATACTGTATttagcatatatttgaaatatactttgGCCAGAAATCAtactgaatgtttcttttttttctgtttattcttacaaatgaaaattaatcTTGGGCCTAACTAACCTTTCAAAATGCTATGTGCTCATATTTTACAGCAGCCTCGTCCTCGAGGTCATAGAGGTGAGAGACCACTGACTCCCAAATGGCACAGTTCTCTGGATAGTGTTTTCATACGTAAACGCAGCCTTATTCTGCTGGATGGAAACAACGCTGTGGAAATCTATAAAGTAATGCAACAGAATCAGCACTTGCATGTTGTGATTCACACCAACAGTGAAATCCATGTGACAAGTAACAagtgaacaaaataataattttttctccCATGTTGAAATTCTTTGCTTTAATCTGTGCAGTCCAACAAGTCAAGCCAGCCAGCGATCAGAGGACGGTTGAGTGATTTGTACCTTCCTGCCATCCCAGGAACGATGTCAAACCTACAGGCTGCAAGGGCCAGACTCAGTCACTCATGTCCTTATCTCAGCACCAGCAGACGCCGCTGCTCCACCTGCTCCATCAACTCACAAAGAGCTCCTGACTTCAGCAAGCAGGTGAGTCTGCTTTGACTCTGCGGAGAGATTACACTGCAGCTTTGAACCAGTTTTAAGTGTTGAATTATAAGTTTCAGTTGGTCTCTCTGTTTGACAGTCTCTGTGGCTGGGAAAAATAGTTTCTAAATTGTTTCAGGGCATCTTGACTgccatttttgttaaaaatgtgccTTCTTTGTCACCAAAATGGTTTCTGAAAGAGTTACAGTGAAGAATATTTGATTTCTGTCTTCCAGAGTTACCTCAAAGCACAGAAAGAGTCCAAGAAGTCAAATGTAACTGTGAGGATGATGTACCTGGGGCAGGTGCTTCCCGGCAGCACTCAGGATGAGATGAAAGTGCTTCAGCAGACCTGTGGAGGGGAAAACATCTGCGTGTTTAAAGGAATTGTCCAACCTGGAGGTAAAGCTCATTATTCTGTTACCAAACTGAATACACTGCTTGAGATCTTACgccaataattttttatataatctttttatgatataatttgtattttaaacaagattttttttctcatctcaaaTCTAAAGTCTGGCCACATAAAACTATAAAGTAACTATCTTACCTGATCTACCTAACAAAAGGAAAAGAGACagataacataaataatataatataatataatataatataatataatataatataatataatataatataatataatataatgtgcaatgaaatggaagaaaaaaattatcaagTAATAGAACATGtaatatgttttgtaaaatattttcattttgtttaatagatctgaaatatttgttttaaacaaattatactactgacataaaatacaaataatataataaataataaaaagttaaaataaatcaattaaaagggtaaaataaataaacaaataaataaataataactttttaaaaagtaagcaaatttattaataaataaatattaactttaatcaCCAATAGAGCAGTTTCAGTTTACATCCCAGAGACATCTGGGTTTCCCCTTCAGTGCTACTTTCTTTGTAAATGGAATCATGGCAGCCAGGATCAGTTCCTGCTGTGAGTACAGATTTGCCCCTGGCTTTCAGCAAGGCCGCAGGAGCTGCTTCAGACTGACCCGTCTAAATGGAGGAAAACCCTGCTACAAGTGAGATACAGTATGATGGCATGCATCATCAAGAAAAAGATTTAAAGCAGGATTTCTTCTCAAGACCAAATGGGTTGTCATTGcaaacattttctctttttacaGATGTGTGAATTCAAGGCACGGTATTGGCACCCAAGCGATCGATAGTCCAGCTCTAGCCTTGCAACAATCCATCAGTTCTAATGAAGGTTGGTGTTAATGCTACTGCTGTTAGATTTCCCCACTGGCATTCTTCAAACTAATGATCCACAAGAGCACATTATTTCCCGAGTGCCTCACAGTAATCATGCCTTCTGTGCAGGTATTATGGAGTCGTGCCTTCTTCCCCTTTGTTCGTCCCTCTTGGAATGGAAAGATCGGTGCAGAAGATCAGAAAGCTCTCTAAAGATGGAGGTGCTTTGTCTACAGACAGTGAAGATGTAAATAGCagtgcaaaagaaagaaaacgtcACAAACACCATAAAGGACCACGCAGCCAACAAGGAGAGGGCAAAAGTTTGGAAGAATCGCAAGCACATAAAAATGGGAATGAACCTGAAGACAAACCACCTTCCAACACCAAAGAACAACTGCAAACATCAGCAAAAGAACATGTGCAAGGCAAGGAGAATTCAGTGACTGAAAACAAACCTAAAGTGCCAGGTAAGGTGCAAATCTTTTTCAGCGATGTGGTTCACTACTCTTTATTGTGCCTGTGAGCAGACAAGGCCACTGGATAGAGTTGCTTGCCAGCACGATGTAAAACTGTGAAGTCATTAGATTGTATTTTATCTTATAGACAGCACTAACAGTACAGTTGCATTTCTCAAGATTCATTGCAGGAAGGAAAAACCCTGACTAAGCGCGACGGCGAGAAAACAATGGATGCTTCGAAATCGCATGGAAAAAGCAGGAACAGGGAAAGACTGAGGGACTTCTATAAAGAATGTGTTGAAATGAGCACTGGTCTGGAATCAGGCCTAGAGCAACAGAGGTGGTTCAAAGTAAACAGTGAGTCAAGAACTGCGGCTCATTGCTCACAGACAAGGTTTCCCCCTGAAGCTTTCAGCCTGATATTGTGGGAGTCAATCATTTTGCCATAAAGGCTATGACAAAAAGTAGTTTCTAATTCAAACATATACTAAGATTAGAGTGAAGTTTTAAGGCCATTAGAATTGGTCCCATTACTCTACCTATGGGCTACTCAACTTGGGACAAAGGCCACAAAGAAAGACCACTTTAGCCTCAAGATCTGaactcctgattttttttttaaatagtgattattttattttaatgatcaaaGTACTCTATTTGTGCTATGCAGTACAGCAAAAATCGGTtatcacaataataatataaattcatattatgGTTAAGGAACATATCAGAGAGTATAAGATTATTGccccaaaaatattttagatgttaTTGCATACCCACATAGTAAAGCATTTCTTAATAACCCAgtgaatttcatattttataaataaaaggtcatttgaatatattcttttttatttgggACTTGATGACACAA encodes:
- the LOC122141891 gene encoding uncharacterized protein LOC122141891, whose translation is MERSVQKIRKLSKDGGALSTDSEDVNSSAKERKRHKHHKGPRSQQGEGKSLEESQAHKNGNEPEDKPPSNTKEQLQTSAKEHVQGKENSVTENKPKVPDSLQEGKTLTKRDGEKTMDASKSHGKSRNRERLRDFYKECVEMSTGLESGLEQQRWFKVNKFERNKIKEQLTSGLTANSSASEVEFSEESDNSLTEARKPKMNNKQG